From the genome of Candidatus Electrothrix communis, one region includes:
- a CDS encoding acyltransferase has product MKKTHKAITGKGSPLSKYQDIMVGSRSFAAFLYYEWCQLLGPIPGALGMALRKLFWPGMFASCGKGSMFASGITLRQPGKIHLGEDVVLSEGCILDGRHGTEPVSIRLGNNVILSNDVMISCKNGTVSIGDNCGLNARTIVQSTNNCPVVIGPDCIIGQQCFLVGGGSYHIDRLDIPIREQGIRADGGVCLEEDVWLGGNVTVLGGVIMGKGSVAGAGALLTRSVAAYTISLGVPAQVIKKRTARKIMGEV; this is encoded by the coding sequence ATGAAGAAAACACATAAGGCAATAACAGGAAAAGGATCGCCCTTGTCCAAGTACCAGGATATCATGGTGGGCAGCCGCTCATTTGCGGCTTTTCTGTATTACGAATGGTGCCAGTTATTAGGCCCTATCCCCGGTGCATTGGGCATGGCCCTGCGTAAGCTTTTCTGGCCTGGAATGTTTGCCAGCTGCGGCAAGGGGAGCATGTTCGCATCCGGTATCACCCTCCGTCAGCCCGGTAAAATCCATCTTGGTGAAGACGTGGTCCTCAGCGAAGGCTGCATTCTTGACGGTCGCCATGGAACCGAGCCGGTCTCCATCCGTCTCGGCAATAATGTCATCCTTTCCAATGATGTTATGATCTCATGTAAAAACGGCACCGTCAGTATCGGAGATAACTGCGGTTTAAATGCCCGAACCATTGTGCAGTCCACCAATAATTGCCCAGTGGTTATTGGGCCGGACTGTATTATCGGTCAGCAATGTTTTCTTGTCGGGGGAGGAAGTTATCATATTGACCGTCTGGATATCCCGATTCGAGAGCAGGGAATACGAGCCGACGGCGGCGTGTGTCTTGAGGAAGATGTCTGGCTCGGGGGCAATGTAACTGTGCTCGGCGGAGTGATCATGGGCAAGGGGAGTGTGGCCGGAGCTGGCGCACTCCTGACCCGTTCTGTTGCTGCTTATACAATTTCTCTGGGCGTACCTGCCCAGGTGATCAAAAAGCGTACAGCGCGTAAAATTATGGGCGAGGTATGA
- a CDS encoding rhodanese-related (seleno)protein — protein MRKILFLVTLFIFVGSLAVALAAEAPRMSKEELKAQIDSGEIIVMDARSEKDWKSSEFKIKGALRTPAKTVDEWLSSIPTDKKLVIYCAUNKEGSSARLARTLIEEKGFTDVYALKGGWKEWFRQEDKAAYPVEEK, from the coding sequence ATGAGAAAAATTTTGTTCTTGGTCACATTGTTTATCTTTGTCGGTTCCTTGGCAGTTGCTCTTGCCGCAGAAGCCCCGCGTATGAGCAAAGAGGAACTGAAGGCACAGATAGACTCAGGCGAAATCATCGTTATGGATGCACGTTCCGAAAAAGATTGGAAGTCCAGCGAATTTAAAATTAAAGGGGCTCTGCGCACCCCTGCAAAAACTGTTGATGAGTGGTTGAGCAGCATCCCAACGGATAAAAAGCTGGTTATTTACTGCGCTTGAAATAAAGAAGGCAGCAGTGCCAGGTTGGCACGCACATTGATTGAAGAAAAAGGATTCACGGATGTCTATGCCCTCAAGGGGGGTTGGAAGGAATGGTTCCGTCAGGAAGATAAGGCGGCGTATCCGGTAGAAGAGAAATAA